CGGATTCGCCGAACAACTCCGCACCGCCGGATTCGAACCGATCGGTATCGATCTCTCCGAGCTTCTCAAGGGTGGCGGTTCGGTGAAATGCTGCACGCTGGAGCTGCACTCGTGACCGTCACGGAGGCCCCCGGCATGTCACCCGACTCATACAAGAGCGCCGAATACATCGAGTTGGCCGAGCAGTACGGCGCACACAACTATGCGCCGCTACCGGTCGTCGCCCACCGCGCCGAGGGCGCGTGGATCGAAGACGTGGACGGCAAGCGCTATCTGGATTGTCTGGCCGCCTACTCGGCGGTGAACTTCGGCCACGGCAACCCCGAGATTCTCGCGGCCGCCCACGCTCAGCTCGACACGGTGACCCTGGTAAGCCGGGCATTTCATTCGGATCGTCTCGGCAGGTTCTGTCGCGACCTCGCCCGCCTCTGCGGCAAGGGCATGGTGCTGCCGATGAACACCGGGGCCGAGGCGGTGGAAAGTGGCATCAAGGTCGCCCGTAAATGGGGCACCGACGTCAAGGGAGTGCCCGCCGGACAGGCCAACATCGTGGTGGCTCACAACAACTTCCACGGCCGGACCATCAGCATCGTAAGTTTCTCCTCCGACGAGACGGCGCGCGGCGGATTTGGCCCGTTCACACCCGGCTTCCGCATGGTGCCGTTCGGCGACATCGCTGCGCTGGCACGGGCGATCGACGACAACACCGTCGCCGTCCTGCTCGAACCGGTTCAGGGCGAGGCCGGCATCATCATTCCGCCCGACGACTACCTGCCCGCGGTCCGCGCAATGTGCACCGAGAACAATGTGCTGTTCATCGCCGACGAGATCCAGGCCGGGCTCGCGCGCACCGGCAAGATGTTCGCGTGTGACCACTGGAACGTGGTCCCGGACGTCTACCTACTGGGTAAGGCGCTGGGCGGTGGCGTGGTCCCTGTCTCCGCCGTGGTCGCCGACGTCGACGTGCTTGGCGTGCTGCATCCAGGCGAACACGGCTCCACCTTCGGTGGAAATCCGTTGGCCGCAGCCATCGGATCGACAGTCGTGGCAATCCTCGAGCGTGGTGAGTTCCAGCGGCGGGCGGCGGTTCACGGTGGGCATCTGCGACGACGCCTGGATGCTCTGATCGGCCACGGCGTCACCGAGGTGCGTTCACTGGGGCTGTGGGCCGGGGTCGACATCGATCCGAATCTGGCAACCGGAAGACAAATCAGTCTGCGCATGGCAGAGTGTGGCGTCTTAGTGAAGGACACGCATGGCGCGACTCTCCGGTTTGCACCACCCCTTGTCATCACCGAGGACGAAATCGATTGGGCAATAGGCCAGTTCGCTGATGCGCTGGCCAAAAGCCGGTAGGTTTCGCCCGGCCCCAGGAGGCACAATGGCACCCTCGTCACCCAGCCTTGCCCAGCAGCTGCTGCGGCGCCGTCCCACGTCGGGGGCTCCCACTGCCCACGGCGCCGGCGGGCATCTGAGGCAATCGATGGGGACATTCCAACTCACCATGATCGGCGTCGGCGCCACGGTGGGCACCGGCATCTTCTTCATCTTGGCCGAATCCGTGCCCAAGGCAGGCCCCGCGGTGATGGCCTCGTTCCTGGTCGCTGGTCTCGCCGCAGGACTGGCAGCGCTCTGCTATGCCGAGTTGGCCTCCGCGGTACCGGTATCGGGTTCCTCGTTCTCCTACGCGTACACCACGTTGGGCGAGCTGGCAGCGATGGTGGTGGCCGCCTGTCTGCTGCTGGAGTACGGCGTATCAGCGGCCGCGGTCGCGGTGGGCTGGAGCCAGTACCTCGACAAGCTTCTGGTCAATGTCTTCGGATCGCATCTGCCGCACGCGATCAGCGCCGCCCCCTGGGACAACGTCGATCCGGGAGTGCCGCATGCCTGGCTCAACCTGCCGGCCGTGGTCCTGATTGTCATGTGCGCGATCCTGCTCATCCGTGGAACCAGTGAGTCCGCGCTCGTGAACACGGTCATGGTGCTGCTCAAACTCGCCGTTCTGACGGTCTTCGCGATCATCGCGTTCACCGCGTTTCAGGCGGGTAACTTCTCCGACTTCGCGCCGTTCGGCGTCAGCGGTATCGGCGCCGCAGCCGGAACGATCTTCTTCACCTATGTCGGGTTGGACACGGTGTCCACCGCCGGCGAGGAAGTGAAGGACCCGCAACGCACGATGCCGCGCGCGCTCATCGCCGCACTCCTCATCGTCACCGCCTTCTACCTCGTGGTCGCCCTTGCCGCACTCGGCGCACAGCCGTGGCGGGAGTTCGAGGGACAGTCCGCCGGCCTGGCCCTGATTCTGGACAAGGTCACCGGAAGTACCTCTGCCAGTACCTTCCTCGCGGTCGGCGCGGTCATTTCGATCTTCTCGATCACCCTGGTCTCGATGTACGGCCAGACCCGCATCCTGTTCGCCATCGGCCGCGACGGCCTGCTGCCCTCGGTCTTCGCGCAGGTCAATCCCCGCACGCTGACACCGGTGAACAACACGATCATCGTCGCGATCGTCGTGGGCCTCATGGCCGCCTTCGTACCGCTGAACAGCCTCGCGAACATGGTGTCGATCGGCACCCTCACCGCGTTCATCGTGGTGTCGATCGGTGTCATCATCCTGCGGATCCGAGAACCCGAGCTGCCGCGCGCCTTCCGTGTTCCCGGCTACCCGGTCACTCCGGTTCTGTCCGTGATTGCCTGCGGCTACATCCTGTTCAGCCTGCCCTGGGTCACCTGGATCGCGTTCGGGTCATGGGTTGCCGTGGTGCTGGTGTTCTACCTGGTGTGGGGACGGCACCACAGCGCGCTGAACGACGCACCCAACGACCCAGCCGAACTGCCCGAGAAGGAACCGGTATGACCGTCGTCGTCGGATATCTCTCGGGCAAGGGCGGCAAGGGCGCCCTGCACCTGGCTGTCGAATCTGCCCGCGTTCTGGAGACCTCCCTGACAGTCACCACCGTGGTACCGAAGCCGTGGACCACACTGTCGAAAGCCAAGATCGACGCCGAGTACGCGCAATGGGCTCAGAAGCTCTCCGACGATTCGAAGTCCGAGGCCGCTGCGTATCTTGAAAAGATCAGCGCCGGAATCGATGTCACATTCCACAACGTGGCTCATCGCTCGGTGTCCGGCGGGCTGCTGGAAGCGGTGGAGGACTCTGACGCGGATGTACTCGTCGTGGGCTCCGCCTCGGAAGGAAGCCTCGGGCAAGTGGTGCTGGGCTCGACCGGGGACCGGCTGTTGCACTCCTCCCCCGTCCCCCTGGCCATCAGCCCCCGCGGTTACCGCGGTTCGAAGGCCGGCACGGTCAGCCGGGTCACCTGCGGATACCCGGGCACAGAGGATGCGGTTGACGTTGTACACCAAGCGGTTCGGCTGACACAACGTCTGCACGCGCCGCTGCGCGTGGTCACCTTCGCCGTACGCGGCCGCACCATGCTGACGGCCGGGGTGGGCCCCGAGGCCGAGGACGCGGTGCTCGCCAGCTGGGTCGCCCAGTCCGAAGAGGCGCTGGCCGGACTGCGTCAGGACGGAGTGATCGAATCCGAGGTCGAGCTCAAGGTCGTCACCGGCGACAGCTGGGACGACGCCTTGGACAACGCCGAGTGGCTCGACGGCGAGCTATTGGTGCTCGGCAGCCGCCCCCACAGCACGGTTGCCCGCGTCTTCCTGGGGTCCCGCGCAACCAAGATCGTCAGGCACAGCCCGGTTCCCGTCGTGGTGATGCCGGGCTAGAGCTGTCTCAGTAGGTCAGGTGCCCCTTGTCGACGGGCACCTGAGCACCGGCCAACGTGCCGGAGGCGTCGCCCGCCAGCCACACCACCACATCGGAGATCTCATCGGGCTCGAGCATCTTGGTGGGCGACAACGGCATCGGCGCAATACTCGGCAGATAATTGGGATGTTCGGCCAGTAACTTCATCATGGCGTCGCCGGTGATCATCGGCGTGGTCACCCCGTACGGATGGATCGAGTTGACCCGGATGCCGTACTCGGCCAGTTCGATCGTCAACGACTTGGTGAGTCCGGTCAGGCCGAACTTCGAGGCGACATAGGCGCCGTTACCCGGAGTGCCCTTGAGCCCGGACACCGAGCTGACGATCACGATCGAACCGCCGTTGCCGGCCTTGATCATCGTCGGCACAACGGCTTTCACGGTCTTCCAGGTGCCAGTGAGGTTGGTGTCGATGACGTCTTCCCACTGCTGGTCGGGCATCTCCCACAACCTGCCCCAGCTGAGCACTCCAGCATTGGCGATGAGGATGTCAATGTGCCCGAACTGGGCAACGGCCTCCTCGACCACACTCTGCAGTGCCGCGCCGTTGCGGACATCGGCCTGCTCGGCGATGATCTTGCGCCCGGCAGCCTCCACGAGCCGCACCGTTTCCTTGAGGTCTTCCGGTGTCGCAGCCTCGTACCCCGCATACTCCGACACGGGGGCACACACGTCGATCGCAACGATGTCCGCGCCCGCCTGGGCCAGCCGGACGGCATGCTGCCGTCCCTGCCCACGAGCCGCTCCGGTTACGAAGGCCACTTTTCCAGCCAAGGGCTGATCCGCCATGTCTGCTCCTTTGCACTTGAAGCCAGGCTAGCAGCAGCACTAGAACGTGTTCCAGATTCAGGACCGCTCAGCGGACAAATGAACACTGTCATCAGGAAGCGTGAACCACCGCAAGGCGATCGAGGTGCACGCCACCATCCCCTGGGCCGCGCCATCGGCCTAGAGATCGGCGAGGATCTCCGCACGTTTGGTGTTGTATTCCGCTTCGGACACCAGTGATGCCAGCTTCAACCGATCGAGCTCGGCAAGCCGGTCGGATACGGAGCCACCGGGGCCAGGCTCGGCCGACGAGGCCCGCTCAGCTCCCTCCGTCTTGCGCAGAATGGCGTCAATCTGTTGGCGGACAACCGGATTAGAACGGATGTCCACCACTCCATCGGTGCCAATGCCGTTGGCCTTGAGAACCTTCATGATCTCGAAGAGTGGGCCGGCCTGGCCGGTCAGGTCATACTCGCGGCCCTGCGACGAGCTGGTGAACTTGGCCGGTACCTGACCGCTGAGTAACGCGGTGCGCTGCCAATCGATCTGAAACTGCTCGGTGCCGGGCGCGACGAGCACAACGAGCTTGCCGCGCGAGAGGGCAGGTACCTGCAGCACCGACACCCGGGTCCTCGTCTCGGCGCGGAACGGGGCGATCCCGTCCCCGTGCACCTGAAGCGTCAGCTTGATGACCGGCTGATCGTTGACCCTCATGCCGGTCTCATTGGCCGCAATTACGTCGGCAAGCGCGAGAATTCCGTTGGCCTCCAACAGCTTACGCGCCTCATCGGCTCGAGTGAAGACCAGCGTCAGCACGAACGCCAACACCACGATCCCAATGGTGATACCGACGCCGCTGTACAGCATCCAACTCGTCGCGGGTTGGTCGATCACGTAATACATCACGATGAATATCGGCCCGACGATCCCGCAGATCAACGAGAAGGCCAGGATTTTCAGAAAGCGTCCGACCACGTTCATGGCGCTCATCATCCTCCACCTGCGCGGCATCTTGTGCGGGATCCAGCCAGCCCCTAATATTGGCAATACATGTTGTCAACGATGCCGACATTGCCGGATAGGAGGCATTCACCATGCCCAAGCTCACCGCCGTCGACAGCCCGTCGGCCCGCGATCCCCATCCGTACGACTACTACCACCGGCCGGGCATGGATCTACGCCCAATTCCCGAGGGCAAGAACGAGTTCGGCTGGATCTGGCGTCACTGCCGACACGTGCTGTTCGACAACTGGTTCGACGTCGAAGACGACGTCACCCCCACGCCACTGACCCGCCTGTTCGACGATCACATGTGGCAAGGCGACGAGCTGATGGATGCCGTGGTGGCCATGTTCGAACGGATGGGCTCGGCACGCGCACGCCCCCTGTTCGAGCAGGCCATCACCGATGGCATTGATTCCCTGGACGACCCGCCGGACGAACTGCGCGCCCTTCTGGAGGACGCATACCGAGTGCCCGAATGGTGGGACCCCGCCAAGGCAGAACGTGGACGACAACGGCTGTATCGGACCACCGTCCCCACCTTCCTCATCATGGCCACATTCGGTGTATTCGACACCGTCATGAACTCCGATGTTTCGACATCGACAGGCGCCACCGGAAGATTCCGCGACCAGGGTCCGCAACGACAGATCGAGACCGGCAGGTTCTTCGCCACCCTGTTCGATCGGGATGCCATGCGGCCCGGGTCACCACAGATGAAGCTGACCCTACGCGTGCGGCTTGTACATTCGTTGGCCCGCAAGGGCCTTCGATCCGCATGGGGTCCAGATAACTATGCGAGATTTGGTGCGCCGATTCCCAACTCGTCAATGTGCGGATTCATCGAGGCCGGGGCGCTGGGTGGATTGGTGCTCGACCAACGATTCGGCCGACCGTGCACACTCAAGGAGATCGATGATGTGTGGCACTACATGTCTCGATGGGCGTTGTTATTCGGCGTGACAGAGACCTTGTGCCCCAAGTCTGGCATCGAGGCGATGCACAACCTCGACTACCTGCTGGCACGATCCGGCGAAGCATCGAAATGGCGAGTGGAACTTGTGGAAGTCCTATCCTCGCTGACTACCGGCGGGTTCCAGAACCGAATAGGCGACCTGCTGTATTCGACCGTCATTGGCGGTCCCGGTTCGGTTCTCATGGGATCGCAAGCGATGGACGAATTCCTACGCGACACCCAGTTCGAACGGATACCCCATCGACTCCCGGGCACGATCGTCAAAGCCGTCGCGACAGCCGGCGGGCATACCGCCGCCATCCGCGATCGGTTGCCAGGAATCAACTGGATCCGCCGCATCACCTACGGACGGCTGATACCGAACCCCAGCCTTCTCATCAACCCGGTCTTCAACGTTCTCGAGAGGCTCCACAAGGTCAGCTCCACCTACACGATGCACGACACCAACACCTCCGGGCATGCCTTCGCCAGCTAGCCGCGATGTCCGCTCTTGTGAGCTCTCCCCGCGCGGCCTAATATTGACAATGCACGTTGTCAATGACGTCGACGTCAACAACCAGGAGGTGCCCGGATGCCCGAACTCACCGTGGTCGACAAACCACTGTCTGGCGATCCGCACCCGTTCGACTACTACTTCCGGCCGGGCATGGATCTACGCCCAATTCCCGAGGGCAAGAACGAATTCGGGTGGATCTGGCGCCACTGCCGACACTATTTGTTCGATCCCTGGTTCGACGTCGAGGACGAGGTGACCCCCACCCCGGCGACCCGCCTGTTCGACGATCACATGTGGCAGGGCGACGAGCCGATGGACGCCGTCGCCGAGCTGTTTCACGAGCTCGGGTCCGCTCAGGCCCGGGCACTGTTCGAACAGGCCGTCGAGCATGGCGTCGACAGCCTGGATGATCCTCCCGAGGCGCTGCGTGCACTGTTCGCGGATGCCTACCGCGTGCCGCCATGGTGGGATCCAGCCAAGGCGGAACGGGGCCGGCTGCGGGCGCGCCAGGTGACCACCGCAACCACCGCCGTCATGGCGACCTTCGCGGTATTCGACACCGTCATGAACTCCGATGTGTCGGCAGCCACCGGCGCCACCGGCCGGTTCCGTTATCAGAGCGCCCAACGGCTGGCAGAGACGAATCGGTTCTTCTCCATGATCTTCGACCGTGACGGGTTGGTACCCGGCTCCGAACAGATCAAGCTGACGATGCGCGTTCGTCTGGTGCACGCACTGGCGCGGCGGGGCCTGCGCAGCGCCTGGGGCGAGGACAACTTCGCCGAATACGGCGCTCCCATCTCCAACGCGTCCATGTGCGGATTCATCGAGGCAATGCTCGGCGCGCTCCTTGTCGACTACCGACTCGGAAGATCTTGCACGCTAAGGGAAATCGATGACGTATGGCATTACCTGCTGCGATGGGCGCTGATGTTCGGCGTCACCGAAGACCTGCTGCCGCGCACGGGCATCGACGCCATGCGCAATCTCGACTACCTGCTGGCCCGTTCCGGAGATGCCTCACGCTGGCGCGTCGAGCTGATCGAAGCACTGGCCACGGGCATGTCCGGCGCGCGTACCGGACCCGTCCGGCGCCTCTTCGCGGAAGTGCTCGCCGGACCCGGCTCCATGCTGATGGGACCCGCGGCAATGGACGAATTCTTCCAGGGCACAACCTTTGACGGCATCAACCATCGGCTCTCGGGCTGGCTGTTCAGCAGGGCCGCCACGGTCAATGCCAACGCGTCCGCGGTGCTGGACCGGCTGCCCGGAATCGGCTTGGTGCGCCACCGGCTGGATGCCTTCAACCCCAATCCCAGTGCGGTGAACAATCTTTTATCCGAATTGATCGAGAAGCGCGCCAAGGTGGCGTCGACATACACGATGCACGACAACAACACCTCCGGGCACGCTTTCGCCCGCTGACCAGTTCCGCCGAGCGGGAGTCTCACGGGACGAAACCGGCCAAGGCCCTCGCCAGATTCCCTCTGGGCGAGGAGAAAACACGAAAACGGCGCCCACCCCTGAAGGGTGAGCGCCGTTTTCTTGGCGTCTTTAGATCACTTGTGGATCTTGGTCACGCGACCGGCGCCGACGGTACGGCCACCTTCACGGATCGCGAAACGCAGACCCTCGTCCATGGCCACCGGCTGGATCAGCTTGACGGAGATGTCGGTGTTGTCACCGGGCATCACCATCTCGGTGCCCTCGGGCAGAGTCACCACGCCGGTCACGTCCGTGGTACGGAAGTAGAACTGCGGGCGGTAGTTGTTGAAGAACGGCGTGTGACGGCCGCCTTCGTCCTTGGACAGGATGTAGACGCTGCCGTCGAACTCGGTGTGCGGGGTGGTGGTGCCGGGCTTGACCACAACCTGGCCACGCTCGACGTCCTCACGCTTCACACCACGGACCAGCAGACCAACGTTGTCGCCGGCCTGACCCTGATCGAGCAGCTTGCGGAACATCTCGACACCGGTGACGGTCGTCTTGGTGACGGTGTCCTTGATGCCGACGATCTCGACGTCCTCGTTCACGTTGATCACGCCACGCTCGACGCGGCCGGTCACCACGGTGCCACGACCGGTGATGGTGAACACGTCTTCAACGGGCATCAGGAACGGCTTGTCGGTCTCGCGAACCGGGTCCGGGATCGACTCGTCAACAGCGTCCATCAGATCGCCAACGGTCTTGGCCCACTCGGCGTCGCCCTCGAGCGCCTTGAGCGCGGAGACGCGAACCACGGGAGCGTTGTCACCGTCGAAGTCCTGGCTGCTCAGCAGCTCACGAACTTCCATCTCGACGAGCTCGAGGAGCTCCTCGTCGTCCACCATGTCGGACTTGTTCAGCGCGACCAGGATGTAGGGCACACCGACCTGACGAGCGAGCAGCACGTGCTCGCGAGTCTGCGGCATGGGGCCGTCCGTCGCGGCGACCACCAGGATCGCGCCGTCCATCTGGGCGGCACCGGTGATCATGTTCTTGATGTAGTCAGCGTGACCGGGGGCGTCAACGTGTGCGTAGTGACGCTTCTCGGTCTGGTACTCCACGTGCGAGATGTTGATCGTGATACCACGAGCCTTCTCTTCGGGAGCGTTGTCGATCTGGTCGAAGGCCGACGCCTCGTTCAAATCGGGGTACTTGTCATGCAGCACCTTGGTGATAGCTGCAGTGAGAGTGGTCTTGCCGTGGTCAACGTGACCGATGGTCCCGATGTTGACGTGCGGCTTCGTCCGCTCGAACTTCGCCTTCGCCACTTGTGTCCTCCTGGACTCTTGTTGTTGTTACTTACAGTGTTGCGCCAGGGGCGCGGTGCTCCGGCGGACTATTCGCCCGTTGCCTTCGCGATGATCTCCTTCGACACGTTCGCCGGAACTTCGGCGTACGAGTCAAACACCATGGAGTAGTTAGCCCGGCCCTGGGTCTTCGACCGAAGGTCGCCGACGTAGCCGAACATCTCCGACAGCGGAACCTGTGCCTTGACGACACGAGCACCGCTGCGCTCCTCCATAGCCTGGATCTGGCCACGGCGGGAGTTCAGGTCGCCGATCACATCACCCATGTAGTCCTCGGGGGTGGTGACCTCGACAGCCATGATCGGCTCGAGGATGACCGGCTGGGCCGACTGGGCGGCCTTCTTCAGAGCCTGCGAACCGGCGATCTTGAACGCCATTTCCGACGAGTCAACGTCGTGGTACGCACCGTCGAGCAGGGTGACCTTGATGTTCACCAGCGGGTAGCCGGCCAGGATGCCGTATTGCATGGCGTCCTGCGCACCGGCATCCACCGACGGGATGTACTCGCGCGGAACGCGTCCACCGGTGACCTTGTTCGAGAACTCGTAGGTGGCGCCGTCCTCGGCATCCACCAGCGGCTCGAGGCTGATGATCACCTTCGCGAACTGGCCCGATCCACCCGTCTGCTTCTTGTGGGTGAATTCGACGTTCTCGACCGTCTTGCGGATCGTCTCGCGGTAGGCCACCTGCGGCTTACCGACGTTGGCCTCGACCTTGAACTCGCGGCGCATGCGGTCCACCAGGATGTCCAAGTGGAGCTCGCCCATGCCACCGATGATCGTCTGACCGGTCTCCTGGTCCAGCTTGACCTTGAAGGTCGGATCCTCTTCGGCCAGCTTCTGGATCGCGGTGCCCAGCTTCTCCTGGTCGCTCTTGGTCTTCGGCTCGATGGCCACCTGGATAACCGGATCCGGGAAGGTCATCGACTCCAGCACGATCTGGTTGTTCGGATCGCACAGGGTGTCACCGGTGGTGGTGTCCTTGAGACCGATAACCGCGTAGATGTGGCCCGCGGCGGCGGACTCGACCGGGTTCTCCTTGTTGGAGTGCATCTGGAACAGCTTGCCCAGACGCTCCTTCTTGCCCTTGGTGGAGTTGACCACCTGAGCACCGGAGTCGACCTTGCCCGAGTACACACGGATGTAGATCAGCTTGCCGAAGAACGGGTGGGTGGCCACCTTGAACGCCAGCGCACTGAACGGCTCGGAGGTGTTGGGCTCACGCGTGATGAGCTCTTCTTCCTTGCCCGGGACATGACCGGTGGTGGCACCGACGTCCAGCGGCGACGGCAGGTAATCGATGACCGCGTCGAGCATGGGCTGTACGCCCTTGTTCTTGAACGCGCTGCCGCACAGCACCGGGTAGGCCTCGGACGTGATGGTCAGCTTGCGGATCGCAGCCTTGATCTCGTCGATGGTCAGCTCTTCGCCGCCCAGGTACTTCTCCAGCAGCTCTTCATCGGTCTCGGCAACGGCCTCGAGCAGCGCTGCGCGGTACTCGTCGGCCTTGTCCTTGAGCTCAGCGGGGATCTCTACGGTCTCGTAGCTCTCGCCCATCTTGGTCTCGCCACGCCACACCTTGGCGTTCATCTCGACCAGGTCGATGATGCCTTCGAAGTCGTTCTCGGCACCGATCGGCAGCTGGATGGGCAGCGCGCGCGCACCGAGACGATCCTCGATGGTCTTCACGGTGAAGTAGAAGTCGGCGCCCAGCTTGTCCATCTTGTTCACGAAACAGATGCGCGGAACGTCGTAGCGGTCGGCCTGACGCCACACCTGCTCGGACTGCGGCTCCACGCCTTCCTTGCCATCGAAGACCGCCACGGCTCCGTCCAAGACACGCAGGTTGCGCTCGACCTCAACGGTGAAGTCGACGTGCCCAGGGGTGTCGATGATGTTGAGCTGGTTTTCTTTCCAGTAAGCGGTCGTCGCGGCCGACGTGATGGTGATGCCGCGCTCCTGCTCCTGCTCCATCCAGTCCATGGTGGCTGCGCCGTCGTGGACCTCACCGATCTTGTACGTGATACCGGTGTAGAAGAGGATGCGTTCGGTCGTGGTGGTCTTGCCGGCATCGATGTGGGCCATGATGCCGAAGTTGCGGACCTTGTTCAGGTCGGTCAGCACTTCCTGTGCCACAGAAGTTTCCGCTCTTTCGCTTCGAATTGGGGATTGACGAACTGGGCGGGCCTCGCCGTGAAGTGAGGCCCGTCAGATCACCAGCGGTAGTGCGCGAACGCCCGGTTGGCCTCGGCCATCTTGTGGACATCCTCGCGGCGCTTCACCGATGCGCCCAGGCCATTGCTGGCGTCCAGGATCTCGTTGGCAAGCCGCTCGACCATGGTCTTCTCACGACGAGCGCGCGAGAAGCTCACCAGCCAGCGCAGGGCCAGGGTGGTGGAGCGATCGGGACGCACCTCGACCGGCACCTGGTAGGTGGCACCACCGACGCGACGGCTGCGCACCTCGAGGGCGGGCTTCACGTTGTCCAT
This genomic window from Mycobacteroides chelonae contains:
- the rpsG gene encoding 30S ribosomal protein S7, with the protein product MPRKGPAPSRPLVNDPVYSSQLVTQLVNKVLLDGKKSIAERIVYGALEQARDKTGTDPVVTLKRAMDNVKPALEVRSRRVGGATYQVPVEVRPDRSTTLALRWLVSFSRARREKTMVERLANEILDASNGLGASVKRREDVHKMAEANRAFAHYRW
- the fusA gene encoding elongation factor G, with product MAQEVLTDLNKVRNFGIMAHIDAGKTTTTERILFYTGITYKIGEVHDGAATMDWMEQEQERGITITSAATTAYWKENQLNIIDTPGHVDFTVEVERNLRVLDGAVAVFDGKEGVEPQSEQVWRQADRYDVPRICFVNKMDKLGADFYFTVKTIEDRLGARALPIQLPIGAENDFEGIIDLVEMNAKVWRGETKMGESYETVEIPAELKDKADEYRAALLEAVAETDEELLEKYLGGEELTIDEIKAAIRKLTITSEAYPVLCGSAFKNKGVQPMLDAVIDYLPSPLDVGATTGHVPGKEEELITREPNTSEPFSALAFKVATHPFFGKLIYIRVYSGKVDSGAQVVNSTKGKKERLGKLFQMHSNKENPVESAAAGHIYAVIGLKDTTTGDTLCDPNNQIVLESMTFPDPVIQVAIEPKTKSDQEKLGTAIQKLAEEDPTFKVKLDQETGQTIIGGMGELHLDILVDRMRREFKVEANVGKPQVAYRETIRKTVENVEFTHKKQTGGSGQFAKVIISLEPLVDAEDGATYEFSNKVTGGRVPREYIPSVDAGAQDAMQYGILAGYPLVNIKVTLLDGAYHDVDSSEMAFKIAGSQALKKAAQSAQPVILEPIMAVEVTTPEDYMGDVIGDLNSRRGQIQAMEERSGARVVKAQVPLSEMFGYVGDLRSKTQGRANYSMVFDSYAEVPANVSKEIIAKATGE